A genomic stretch from Pseudomonadota bacterium includes:
- a CDS encoding DUF2179 domain-containing protein, with the protein MIDFNNAEFYSWVVLPALVFFARLIDVSIGTIRIIYVSKGIKFLAALCGFFEVLVWLVAITQIMQNLSNWLIYITYAAGFASGNIVGIFLEEKLAVGYVALRIIAQKDAQELVDHIREKNYGVTVFGASGLNGKVRLVFTIAKRKDIPELVEIIKKYNPRAFYSIEDVKMISNGTTGLAPKNIFGAGYFLRK; encoded by the coding sequence ATGATAGATTTTAATAACGCAGAATTTTATAGTTGGGTAGTACTGCCGGCTCTTGTTTTTTTTGCAAGACTTATTGATGTTTCCATCGGTACTATAAGAATTATATATGTTTCAAAAGGCATTAAATTTCTTGCCGCGTTATGCGGCTTTTTTGAAGTTCTTGTGTGGCTGGTTGCTATAACACAAATCATGCAGAATTTATCCAATTGGTTGATTTATATCACCTATGCCGCAGGCTTTGCTTCAGGTAATATTGTCGGAATTTTCCTTGAGGAAAAACTTGCTGTAGGTTATGTGGCCTTGAGAATAATTGCACAAAAAGACGCACAGGAACTGGTTGATCATATAAGAGAAAAAAATTACGGGGTAACGGTTTTCGGAGCAAGCGGGCTTAACGGAAAGGTTCGGCTGGTATTTACAATAGCCAAGAGAAAAGATATTCCTGAGCTTGTAGAAATAATAAAAAAATATAACCCCAGAGCATTTTACTCAATAGAAGATGTTAAAATGATAAGTAACGGTACTACAGGTTTGGCGCCAAAAAACATTTTTGGAGCAGGATATTTTTTGAGAAAATAG
- a CDS encoding VOC family protein gives MTKYTGINHLAMATSDLDKTIRFWRDLLGMRMVAKYGRPGYRQYFFEITAHDMIAFFEWPDVKPIPEKDHGAPVKGSFAFDHVSMEVADDDELWQLKDRLDAADVWVSEVVDHGFIHSIYTFDPNNIAIEFSTPVKEVDIHKYPVEKDAAPGAVAVEGVEPQPGHWPSVKHPTPKNERRVYPGERIVPEQIEKKR, from the coding sequence ATGACAAAATATACCGGTATAAATCACCTGGCAATGGCAACCAGTGATCTTGATAAAACCATACGTTTCTGGCGGGACTTGCTGGGCATGCGTATGGTGGCAAAGTACGGCAGACCTGGGTATCGTCAGTATTTCTTTGAAATTACCGCTCATGATATGATTGCTTTTTTTGAGTGGCCTGATGTTAAACCTATTCCCGAAAAAGATCATGGAGCTCCGGTTAAAGGCTCTTTCGCCTTCGACCATGTATCTATGGAAGTTGCTGATGATGATGAGCTGTGGCAGCTCAAGGATCGTCTCGATGCAGCAGACGTGTGGGTATCCGAAGTAGTGGATCACGGATTTATACATTCGATTTATACTTTTGATCCCAATAATATTGCCATTGAGTTTAGCACACCGGTAAAAGAAGTGGATATCCACAAGTATCCGGTGGAAAAAGACGCTGCACCTGGAGCTGTGGCGGTGGAAGGAGTAGAACCACAACCCGGCCACTGGCCTTCAGTTAAGCACCCCACACCCAAAAATGAGCGCAGGGTATATCCCGGTGAACGGATAGTACCTGAACAGATTGAAAAAAAACGATGA